The sequence below is a genomic window from Bradyrhizobium septentrionale.
AGGCGGACGGAGCCAAACCCGACCGTGGCAAGGCTGATGAGCCGGGTGCCGCGAAACCAAATGATGCCGCTGCTCCCGATAGCGCCGCGGAGACCAAGCCGCAGCCAACAAAAAAGCGCCGGCAAAGCCGGCGCCTTTGATCGCGATTGCGACGTGATTGGGATCAGTAGGTCGTGCCGCCGGCACCCTGCAGCGCCATCTGCGGCTTGTAGGGCGAGTCGCCGTGCTTCGGCTCCAGCACCACGACGATGGTGCCGAGCTTGACGCGGCCGTAGAGGTCGATGACGTCCTCATTGGTCATGCGGATGCAGCCCGAGGAGATCGACGAGCCGATGTATTCCGGCTGGTTGGTGCCGTGGATGCGGAACAGCGTGTCCTTGCCGCCCGAATAGAGATACATCGCGCGCGAGCCCATCGGATTGTCCGGGCCCGGTGCCACGAAGGTCGGCACGCCGAGCCGCGAGATTTCGCCGGGGGTCGGGTGCCAGGCCGGCCATTCGGTCATGCTGCCGACCTTGGCAATGCCGGACCAGGCCATGGCCTCTTCGCCGACGGTGATGCCGTAGCGGATCGCCTTGCCGTCGTTCATTACGTAGTAGAGGTAATGGTTGTCGGAATCGACCACGATCGAGCCGGGGGCTTCCTTGCGGTGATACTCGACGATCGCGCGGCGGAACGGCTCGGCCACCGGGGTCTTGACGTAGGTGGTCTTGGCCAGGAGTTCCTTGTCACGCGGCTTGAAGTTCGCGGTATTGGTTGCCTCAAAGGTCGTGGCCTGCATGCAACCCGACAACATCAGACCTGCGGCCAGGATTCCAAAGGTAACTTTGAACGACATGATTACATTCCAATCGAAAATCCGCGTCTCAAAGCGTCAAAAATGCGCCCAAAACGCCACGATTCCATGAAGGGCATTATTGCCGAAACCTGCCATTATTCCCAGACTTTAGATGCCTTTCCCGCATCGCGGGACGTCGTCTGTGGCTTTTTTGCCGCAAGTGTTCTGGCGCGGGACTGGTTTTTGTGCAAACAGGCAACGGTCACCGAGTCGAAGCCGCGTCGCGTCACATTCACCGCCACTTGGCCGCCACAAAGATGGACGCCCGGTTAATGCCCCGGTCATGAAGCGCCAGCCAGAATCGCGCTAAGTCGGCGGGTCCTGCCAGCCCTGTTTGCCAGCCCTGTTTCTTGGAGTTCCTGATGCTGTCGGCGTTCGTTCCTTCCGATTTCTCCCTCAAGAAGGCCGCCATCACCGACCTGGCGTCGTTGCCCGAGGGCGCGGTCTGGGTCGATCTGGTGAATCCGACCGTTGAGGAGGACCGGGCCGTCGAGAAGCTGGCGGGGATCGCGGTTCCGACCCGGGAAGACATGCAGGAGATCGAGATCTCCAGCCGTCTCTATATCGAGAACAGCGCGCGCTACATGACCGCGACGCTGATGTGCCAATCCGACACCGACATGCCGCGCACCACGGCGGTCACCTTCATCCTGACCGGCCATCGCCTGGTCACCGTGCGCTACGACCTGCCGAAGCCGTTCGCGTTGGTCGAGAACAAGCTGGCGCGCGCTTGCGCCCCCAGCATCACCGGCGAGCAGGTGCTGATGGAACTCTTGGACGCGGTGATCGACCGTTGCGCCGAC
It includes:
- a CDS encoding L,D-transpeptidase; its protein translation is MSFKVTFGILAAGLMLSGCMQATTFEATNTANFKPRDKELLAKTTYVKTPVAEPFRRAIVEYHRKEAPGSIVVDSDNHYLYYVMNDGKAIRYGITVGEEAMAWSGIAKVGSMTEWPAWHPTPGEISRLGVPTFVAPGPDNPMGSRAMYLYSGGKDTLFRIHGTNQPEYIGSSISSGCIRMTNEDVIDLYGRVKLGTIVVVLEPKHGDSPYKPQMALQGAGGTTY